Proteins encoded in a region of the Paenibacillus sp. W2I17 genome:
- a CDS encoding MBL fold metallo-hydrolase, translating into MYRTTVRITMSHPSTSITVLNLQIPTPSGNSPIFPVMLRDEDGVTLVDTGMIGQFAELQSALEQEDVQLPDVKRVIITHQDIDHIGNLGALLDAIPDLEIWAHADEIPYLTGEKPLIKFTPERRALLPAPVLALADQLLLQLPEVNISRTLADGDLLPLQGGTQVIHTPGHTPGHICLYFGEQQFLLAADELRVVDDELVGPAPQATPDMPEALRSLKKLTNLKLNKVLCYHGGEYMNDPAQRIATLAESAE; encoded by the coding sequence GTGTACCGGACTACGGTCCGGATCACCATGAGCCATCCATCAACTTCGATTACTGTGCTAAATCTCCAGATTCCCACACCTTCCGGGAACAGCCCCATATTCCCCGTCATGCTTCGTGACGAAGATGGGGTAACCCTGGTGGATACGGGCATGATTGGACAATTTGCCGAACTTCAATCCGCATTGGAACAAGAGGACGTACAGCTCCCGGACGTCAAACGTGTGATTATTACACATCAGGACATCGATCATATCGGTAACTTGGGTGCTCTTCTGGATGCCATCCCTGATCTGGAAATCTGGGCACATGCCGATGAGATTCCATATCTAACAGGTGAGAAACCTTTGATTAAATTCACGCCTGAACGTCGCGCTCTGCTCCCCGCGCCCGTTTTGGCACTGGCAGACCAACTGCTCTTGCAGCTGCCTGAAGTGAACATTAGTAGAACTCTGGCGGACGGAGACTTGTTACCCCTTCAAGGTGGTACACAGGTCATTCATACACCGGGACATACGCCAGGTCATATCTGCCTGTATTTCGGGGAGCAACAGTTCCTGCTCGCTGCCGATGAACTTCGTGTGGTTGATGATGAACTGGTTGGCCCTGCACCACAAGCGACACCGGACATGCCTGAAGCGCTGCGAAGCCTGAAGAAACTGACCAACCTTAAGCTCAATAAGGTTCTCTGTTATCACGGTGGCGAGTACATGAATGATCCGGCTCAGCGTATTGCCACACTTGCGGAGAGCGCAGAATAA
- a CDS encoding transposase translates to MGEQRQRYNEEFKKQTVKFIQEQTKTLGDLAEELNIPKSTLHQWMSKYRELKHEPVASVDRVKELEAELQEMRRLLQEKEHTLADTQEELAIVKKAVHIFSKPKS, encoded by the coding sequence ATGGGAGAACAGCGGCAACGATATAACGAAGAATTCAAGAAACAAACGGTCAAATTCATTCAAGAGCAGACGAAGACACTTGGAGATTTGGCAGAAGAACTCAACATTCCAAAAAGTACGTTGCACCAATGGATGAGTAAGTACCGCGAACTAAAACATGAGCCTGTTGCCAGTGTAGATCGAGTGAAGGAACTGGAAGCAGAGCTTCAAGAGATGCGCCGGTTGCTTCAAGAGAAAGAGCACACGCTTGCGGATACACAAGAAGAACTGGCGATTGTAAAAAAAGCAGTGCACATCTTCAGCAAACCAAAGAGCTAA
- a CDS encoding IS3 family transposase, producing MEDHRSEFSLEKMCRTFQVSRSGYYRWRMDRTSKRQNRKDEVMKRIRYHFYDHQMRCGSPKITYLLHLEGLRISSRTVSIYMRQMNLRSVVMPKYRVQTTDSKHDHPLAPNTLNQQFKTSKPNTVWVTDITYIPCRGGRLYLASVLDLCTREIVGWRLYNHMETSLVMGALEEAYKAKRPAPGLLHHSDRGSQYTSKEYVEQLKSYGMESSMSRRGNCYDNACIESWHSILKKELIYCNPRFKAPEEAYTAIYQYIEFYYNRKRMHGALGYLSPARFAMKFTDKSAA from the coding sequence GTGGAAGATCATCGCTCCGAGTTTTCTTTGGAGAAGATGTGCAGAACCTTTCAAGTATCACGGAGCGGATATTACAGATGGCGAATGGACCGAACCAGCAAGCGGCAGAACCGCAAAGACGAGGTCATGAAGCGTATTCGGTATCATTTTTACGACCACCAGATGCGGTGTGGAAGCCCTAAAATTACGTATCTGCTCCATTTAGAAGGGTTGCGAATCTCTTCCCGTACCGTCAGTATATACATGCGTCAAATGAATCTACGTTCTGTGGTCATGCCCAAATATCGCGTTCAGACGACGGATTCCAAACACGACCATCCCCTTGCGCCAAATACGCTGAATCAGCAATTTAAAACGTCCAAACCGAATACGGTATGGGTTACCGACATCACCTACATTCCTTGCCGAGGAGGTCGTCTATATCTGGCCAGCGTTCTGGATTTGTGCACACGTGAAATTGTAGGCTGGCGTCTATATAACCATATGGAAACCAGTTTGGTGATGGGTGCACTGGAGGAAGCTTACAAGGCCAAACGCCCCGCTCCGGGATTACTCCATCACTCGGATCGCGGCTCTCAATACACGTCAAAAGAATACGTGGAGCAACTAAAATCATACGGAATGGAATCAAGCATGAGCCGCCGAGGAAACTGTTATGATAACGCCTGTATTGAGTCGTGGCACAGTATTTTAAAGAAGGAACTCATTTACTGCAACCCTCGTTTTAAGGCACCGGAAGAGGCTTATACTGCCATCTACCAGTACATTGAGTTCTATTACAACCGCAAGCGAATGCATGGCGCGCTAGGGTATCTTTCCCCTGCTCGTTTTGCGATGAAATTTACGGACAAATCCGCAGCGTAG
- a CDS encoding sorbosone dehydrogenase family protein, translating into MNNRATVPLYASLLSVALLTASCSSGEPSTGGVEQTSQGQGTGQGQTANGGNTGASGNESGAQGETVIPYQASVLVEGLNAPWEIVSVPDGRMFVTERPGAIRVIEDGKLASEPLIEFSAPFNEEGEGGLLGLAADPDFEENGYLYAYHSYLEGDDIANRVLRLKVNDGKAVIDQELLGNIPGGTNHNGGRIKIGPDKLLYITTGERYEPELSQNEDSLGGKILRIGLDGSIPADNPWPNSPVYSMGHRNAQGLAWNPDNGYLYSTEHGQRNHDEINRIVAGENYGWPEVEGDDDDNGAYQAPLAHSGNDTWAPSGVAFVEEGPWAGSLIAANLRGEQLLKVTLSEDGTQVEKVEPIFEDEWGRIRNVSAGEDGKLYVLTNNRDGRGSPRDGDDKLIVLTPES; encoded by the coding sequence ATGAATAATCGAGCAACCGTTCCGCTGTATGCTTCATTATTAAGTGTGGCACTGTTAACCGCGTCATGTTCTTCAGGCGAACCCTCAACGGGAGGAGTAGAGCAGACGTCTCAGGGACAGGGAACCGGTCAGGGACAGACAGCCAATGGAGGCAATACCGGTGCAAGTGGAAATGAGAGTGGAGCGCAGGGAGAGACGGTTATTCCGTATCAGGCTTCTGTTCTGGTTGAAGGATTGAATGCACCATGGGAGATTGTGAGTGTGCCTGATGGTCGGATGTTTGTAACGGAACGCCCTGGTGCGATTCGAGTCATTGAGGATGGAAAACTAGCCTCTGAACCACTGATTGAATTCTCAGCCCCATTTAATGAAGAAGGTGAAGGAGGTTTGTTGGGTCTTGCAGCAGATCCGGACTTTGAGGAGAACGGTTACTTGTATGCATACCACTCTTATCTGGAAGGCGATGACATTGCCAATCGAGTGTTACGTCTCAAGGTGAATGATGGCAAAGCGGTCATAGATCAAGAGTTGCTTGGTAACATTCCAGGCGGAACAAATCATAATGGTGGGCGGATCAAAATTGGCCCGGACAAGTTGCTCTATATCACGACAGGTGAGCGTTATGAACCGGAACTGTCACAGAACGAAGATAGTCTTGGAGGTAAAATATTGCGGATAGGTCTCGACGGATCGATCCCAGCAGACAACCCATGGCCGAATTCACCTGTATACAGTATGGGACACCGCAACGCACAGGGACTGGCATGGAACCCGGACAACGGTTACCTCTATTCTACTGAGCATGGTCAGCGGAATCATGATGAGATCAACCGGATTGTGGCCGGAGAGAATTATGGCTGGCCCGAGGTGGAGGGAGACGACGATGACAATGGCGCATATCAGGCTCCGCTTGCACATAGTGGGAATGATACATGGGCGCCGTCTGGTGTAGCTTTTGTTGAGGAAGGACCTTGGGCTGGATCACTGATTGCTGCAAATCTGCGTGGAGAGCAGTTGCTGAAGGTTACTCTTTCGGAAGATGGCACACAGGTGGAGAAGGTGGAACCCATCTTCGAAGATGAATGGGGTCGAATTCGTAATGTGAGTGCTGGCGAGGACGGCAAGTTATATGTGCTTACAAACAACCGGGATGGACGGGGATCGCCACGTGATGGAGATGACAAGCTGATAGTGCTTACTCCGGAGAGTTGA
- a CDS encoding Xaa-Pro peptidase family protein, whose protein sequence is MNQNPLSGLEADLSGQGLDAMLITDPKHIYYLTGFASNPHERFLGLVLARGEEPLLIVPALDAEAAAAASSVSNIATHTDTDNPYALFDRYQGRLARVGLEKEYVTVSRYEQLTAALGAASFEDVGPLLRTLRVKKTPDEVARIRHAIYLIEETLRQGLSHVRTGVTEIELVAEMEYQMKKLGADGPSFDTMVLTGPKTGLPHGTPGERKLQHGDLLMFDMGVYAGGYASDITRTFAFGDISPELKTIYNTVLAANEAAIQIVKPGITCAEVDRAARQVTEEAGYGERFMHRVGHGLGIDVHEYPSLHGENMDILNEGTVFTIEPGIYTAAGGVRIEDDVIVTETGIEVLTTYPKELQILSD, encoded by the coding sequence ATGAATCAAAACCCTTTATCTGGTCTTGAAGCCGATCTGTCCGGGCAAGGATTGGACGCCATGCTGATCACAGATCCAAAACATATCTACTATTTAACTGGATTTGCGAGCAATCCGCATGAACGTTTCCTCGGTCTGGTTCTCGCACGTGGCGAAGAACCCTTATTGATCGTACCTGCGCTTGATGCTGAAGCTGCCGCAGCCGCTTCCTCGGTATCCAACATTGCCACTCACACGGATACGGATAATCCATACGCTTTGTTTGATCGTTATCAGGGGCGCTTGGCCCGAGTAGGTCTCGAAAAAGAATATGTGACAGTATCACGTTATGAGCAGCTGACCGCCGCGCTAGGTGCTGCCAGCTTTGAAGATGTTGGCCCCCTGCTTCGCACATTACGTGTAAAAAAAACACCGGATGAGGTAGCCCGCATTCGCCACGCCATTTATCTGATTGAAGAAACATTGCGTCAAGGCCTCTCTCATGTTCGCACAGGTGTAACCGAGATCGAGCTTGTCGCCGAGATGGAGTATCAGATGAAAAAGCTGGGTGCCGATGGCCCTTCCTTTGATACCATGGTGCTCACGGGACCCAAAACAGGTCTGCCACACGGTACACCGGGTGAACGGAAACTGCAACATGGTGACCTGTTGATGTTTGACATGGGTGTGTATGCTGGAGGGTATGCCTCGGATATCACACGTACATTCGCCTTTGGTGACATCTCACCTGAACTCAAAACCATCTATAACACCGTGCTCGCAGCGAATGAAGCTGCTATCCAAATCGTGAAACCAGGCATCACCTGCGCCGAAGTGGATCGTGCAGCACGCCAGGTCACGGAAGAAGCGGGATACGGCGAGCGTTTTATGCATAGAGTAGGCCATGGTCTCGGTATTGACGTACATGAGTATCCTTCTCTCCACGGTGAGAATATGGACATCCTGAATGAAGGTACCGTATTCACGATTGAACCGGGCATCTATACCGCAGCAGGCGGCGTCCGTATCGAAGATGATGTAATTGTGACCGAGACGGGTATCGAAGTTCTGACGACATATCCAAAAGAACTGCAAATCCTTAGCGACTAA